A region of the Bryobacteraceae bacterium genome:
GCTCGAATCGGCCCTTCAGCCGGACGACTTGGTCATCCTGACCGCCGACCACGGCTGCGATCCGGTGACGCCCTCCACCGACCACAACCGCGAATACGTGCCGCTGCTCGTCTTCGGTCCGCGCGCCCGGCGCGGTGTGGCGCTCGGCACGCGCGCCTCACTGGCCGATACGGGCCAGACGATCGCGGAAACGTTCTCGGTCTCGGTTCCCGCAGGCGAGAGTTTTCTCGCCATGATCCGGTAGTTGCTTGCTTACGTTTCTGCCGTGCCGGAATCACCGGAGCTGGATGCCGCCTTTGCGGCCAGGGGGTTCCGTGAGCAGGGCCGGGGCGGCCCGGCGCATCAGGCGTGCGCCGGGGCCACAGCAGGAAGTGTTGTGGCGAGCCCCAGAAGCAGCTCGCGCACACGGACGACTTCGCCCACGACCATCACCGCGGGACTGGACACATCCACCAGTCCAGCCGCCACACTGGCCAGGTCCGCAGTGACGGTGCGCTCCGCCGGAAGTGTCGCGTTCTCGACAAACGCTACGGGCTCTTCCGGCATGCGGCCGGCGGCGATGAGCGCTGCGGCGATCGAGGCGCGGCGCGCCACGCCCATCAGGATGATCAGCGTGTCAACTCCGGCCAGCGCCGCCCAGTCCGTGCCTTCGGGTTCGCAGCAATGCCCGGTGACGACCGCGAAACTCCGCGCCACGCCCCGGAACGTCGGCGGAATGCCGGCCAGCGCCGGAGCTGCCAGCGCCGAGGAAATACCCGGCACGATCTCGACGTCCCAGCCCCGTTCCCGCAGCCAAACCCACTCCTCGGCGCCGCGACCAAACACCATGGGATCGCCGCCCTTCAGCCGGACCACGTGGCGAAACCGGCGCGCATATCGGTCCAGATCCTCAAGAATTTTCTGCTGGATTTCTTCCTGCCGGCCGTGTTCTTTTCCGGCGCCTTCGAGGATGGCGCCCGGGCGCGCCAGGGCAAGCACTTCGGCCGACACCAGCCGGTCGTAAAGCACGACATCGGCCACGGCCAGCGCCTCGCAGGCGCGAACCGTCAACAGATCCCTGCGTCCGGGGCCGGCGCCCACGATCCAGATTTTCGACGTCGTCTTCATCGCGCGAGGCTCCTCACGCCGTCCCACACGAGATGGGATCCAAGGT
Encoded here:
- a CDS encoding uroporphyrin-III C-methyltransferase, translated to MKTTSKIWIVGAGPGRRDLLTVRACEALAVADVVLYDRLVSAEVLALARPGAILEGAGKEHGRQEEIQQKILEDLDRYARRFRHVVRLKGGDPMVFGRGAEEWVWLRERGWDVEIVPGISSALAAPALAGIPPTFRGVARSFAVVTGHCCEPEGTDWAALAGVDTLIILMGVARRASIAAALIAAGRMPEEPVAFVENATLPAERTVTADLASVAAGLVDVSSPAVMVVGEVVRVRELLLGLATTLPAVAPAHA